AGATGTGGCTCCTAAATTAACAAATGTTGAGAGCATTACTGTCTGAAAAACCTGTAACTGTCAGATCAGGTCTGAACTACTAAATAATTTCTACCCGCAAGACTTGCGGATAGAAACTTTGTACACTAAATGTTCATTATGCGGATATATTGGATAGACACGGCAAAGGCCCTGGGTATCATTTTCGTCTTGTTCGGGCATACCAAGGGGATTGATCCTTCAATAAAAAAATATCTCTACAGCTTTCATCTGCCGCTCTTTTTCTTCCTGTCTGGCTACCTGCTGAAAGAAAAATATCTGTCCGGCAGCTTTAAAAATTATTTCACAAAAAACCTGCGAAATATCGTCATTCCGTATCTTGCTTTCTGGGCGCTCTCTTATCCATACTGGGTCTTGAACGGTCTTGTAAAAAAGCAGCTCAACATTAACGACATCTCTATCTTCTTCAAGCCCTTATTCGGTCTCATTTACGGAACAGATGCACGCCTCATATCAAATGACGTCTTGTGGTATTTCACCTGTTTATTCTGTACGACAATCATTTTTTACTGGGTCGCCAGATTAAACTATCCATTAAGAATTGCCCTTCTCTTCCTCCTTGGTATTCTTGGGCCCGCGTTGCCTGATTTAATCGGCTTCAGACTTCCCTGGAACCTGGAAGTCTCGTTTGTTGCGGTGGTTTTCTTTGGGACCGGCCATTTTTGCTCTGACCTTGAATTCAAACAAATCAACCATAATCCTTTATCACAGTCCATAACCGCCAGTTTGCTGGCTGTTACTTTCCTGGTCTCTGTCACGCAAAATACTGCTGTGAATCTGAGCGGAATGAAATTCGGCAATCTCGGGTATTTTTATCTTGGTGCATTTTCAGGGATTTCCTTAACAATCCTTTTATCACGGATGATCCCGCATAATCACATCCTGGACTGGATTTCCCGAAACACGATCATCATATTCCCATTGCATATTGTGATCTTCAGTATTTTTACCGGAATAGGCGTATTGTTTCTGAATCTTGACCCTGAATTCAATAAAACAAGTACGCTGAGCTGCTTCGTCTATACTTTTGGTGCAATTATCACATGCATCCCGATAAGTTATCTGATACGGAATTATACACCGTGGATAATAGGTCTTCAGCGGGAAAAGACTGCTCTGTTAAAACCCGTTTCTTGAAAAAAAACCGGCAAATCCGCAAAACATAAATAAGAATATGAACCGGAAAGAACCCAGCCAGAATCCTTTATTTCACGTGGTCATCAACAATGAGGGGCAATACTCTCTCTGGCCGGCCGGTGAGAAAATCCCGCCTGGTTGGCAAAAGACCGCCTTTGCCGGGAATAAAGAGGAATGCCTCGCCTTTATCCAGAGGGAATGGACCGACATGACCCCGCGAAGCCTGCGGGAATTTGCCCCAGATCCATCCGCCAGAACATATCAGGACAATCAGCAAGACGGATTGGCCCATCATTTTTTTGTAGAGCAGGCAGCAAAAACTCCTGACGCTATTGCTGTGGTATTTAAGGATCAGCAAATCACCTATAAGGATCTCCATCACTACTCAAATCAGATCGGCAATTACCTCCAGGAAATCGGTGTCACACCTGAAAAGGCCGTGGGTTTATGCGTTGGTCGTTCCATTGAAATGATTGCCGGCTTTCTGGGCATTCTGAAATCTGGGGGTGTTTATGTGCCTTTGG
This DNA window, taken from Pseudomonadota bacterium, encodes the following:
- a CDS encoding acyltransferase family protein — encoded protein: MRIYWIDTAKALGIIFVLFGHTKGIDPSIKKYLYSFHLPLFFFLSGYLLKEKYLSGSFKNYFTKNLRNIVIPYLAFWALSYPYWVLNGLVKKQLNINDISIFFKPLFGLIYGTDARLISNDVLWYFTCLFCTTIIFYWVARLNYPLRIALLFLLGILGPALPDLIGFRLPWNLEVSFVAVVFFGTGHFCSDLEFKQINHNPLSQSITASLLAVTFLVSVTQNTAVNLSGMKFGNLGYFYLGAFSGISLTILLSRMIPHNHILDWISRNTIIIFPLHIVIFSIFTGIGVLFLNLDPEFNKTSTLSCFVYTFGAIITCIPISYLIRNYTPWIIGLQREKTALLKPVS